One genomic region from Papaver somniferum cultivar HN1 unplaced genomic scaffold, ASM357369v1 unplaced-scaffold_24, whole genome shotgun sequence encodes:
- the LOC113340973 gene encoding probable sugar phosphate/phosphate translocator At4g32390, which yields MGKGGVNESVLRKIVLSYAYVSIWIFLSFTVIVYNKYILDKKMYNWPFPITLTMIHMSFCSGLAFILVRVFKLVEPVSMSKELYISSVVPIGALYSLSLWFSNSAYIYLSVSFIQMLKALMPVAVYSISVMFKKESFKTKTMANMLSISFGVAIAAYGEAKFDSWGVILQLSAVAFEATRLVLIQILLTSKGITLNPITSLYYVAPCCLVFLFFPWVLVEFPILKESSSFHFDWLIFGTNSVCAFALNLAVFLLVGKTSALTMNVAGVVKDWLLIGFSWRVIRDTVTMVNLLGYGVAFLGVTYYNYLKFQAMTSKEAQKKVQPADEEDAKLLEEREGSAVGKKDDDEA from the coding sequence ATGGGGAAAGGAGGTGTAAATGAAAGTGTTTTAAGGAAGATTGTATTATCATATGCTTATGTAAGTATATGGATCTTCTTAAGTTTCACTGTAATTGTTTACAACAAATACATTCTAGACAAGAAGATGTACAATTGGCCATTCCCAATTACTCTAACAATGATTCACATGTCTTTCTGTTCTGGGTTGGCTTTTATTCTCGTTCGTGTGTTTAAGCTGGTTGAGCCAGTATCAATGTCTAAAGAGCTTTATATCTCATCAGTTGTTCCGATCGGTGCTCTTTATTCGTTGTCGCTGTGGTTTTCTAATTCGGCTTATATCTATTTATCGGTGAGTTTTATTCAGATGCTGAAAGCATTGATGCCTGTTGCTGTGTATTCTATCAGTGTTATGTTTAAAAAGGAGTCTTTTAAGACTAAGACTATGGCCAACATGCTTTCGATCTCGTTTGGTGTTGCGATTGCTGCTTATGGTGAAGCTAAATTTGATTCGTGGGGTGTCATTTTGCAACTTAGTGCTGTTGCTTTTGAAGCTACtagattggttttgattcagATCTTGCTTACATCAAAGGGGATCACGTTGAACCCGATTACATCGTTGTATTATGTTGCCCCGTGTTGTTTGGTGTTTTTGTTTTTCCCATGGGTTCTTGTTGAATTCCCTATTTTGAAAGAGTCTTCCAGTTTTCACTTTGATTGGTTGATTTTCGGAACGAATTCGGTCTGTGCATTTGCTTTGAATCTTGCTGTGTTTTTGTTGGTGGGTAAGACTTCTGCTTTGACAATGAATGTTGCTGGAGTTGTCAAAGATTGGTTATTGATTGGATTCTCATGGAGGGTTATTAGAGACACTGTGACTATGGTGAATTTGCTCGGATATGGAGTTGCATTTTTGGGAGTTACATATTATAACTACTTGAAGTTTCAAGCAATGACCTCAAAAGAAGCACAGAAGAAGGTTCAACCAGCTGATGAGGAAGATGCTAAGTTGTTGGAAGAGAGAGAAGGGTCTGCAGTTGGAAAGAAAGATGACGATGAGGCTTAA